The following nucleotide sequence is from Parambassis ranga chromosome 21, fParRan2.1, whole genome shotgun sequence.
CCAGGTGAGCAGTGCAGCCGACTGCTTGGCTTTCATGCAGGGTGGTTGTGAGCTGAAAAAGGTCCGGCCCAACTCCCGGGTCTACTGTCGTTTCTACACCCTGGACCCAGACCTGAGCTGCTTACGCTGGGAGCCGTCTAAGAAGGATGGGGATCGGGCTCGACTGGATGTCTCCAGCATTCGAGAGGTCCGCACTGGAAAAAGCACTGAGACTTTCCTTCATAATGGTCCTCTTTCTGAACACCTGGCTGAGGAAGCGGCCTTCTCTATCATACATGGGGATGACTACCAGGTCAGAGGGGATGAAGAAGAAATTTGTAATAATTAATATAATCAACAATGCAGTATATTTAATCTGTCTCTTTGCAGTCTCTGGACTTGGTTGCATTGTCAGCAGATGTAGCCAACATCTGGGTGACGGGCCTTCGGTACCTGTTGGCCCACCCTTCTGTATTTGGAGGggtgggagcaggaggaggagggccagGTGAAGGAGGGGGCGTGGCAGTTGAGGGAAGCCTGGGAAGCAAGATGAGGAGTGAGTGGCTGGAAGCAGAGTTTGCCAAGGTGGACGAGGATGGCTATGGCATTGTGTCAGAGGATGTAGCGGTCGCCACCATCTGTAGACTGTGTCCTGGTATAAAGGAGGCCAAGGTGAGAAGGGGCTTAAAATCTTAAGGTGCTCTTTTTCCTTCAAAACCACTCTAATGTTCTGTAAAGTCTTTGTAATCATAACTGCACATCTGAACTGTAGGGGGACACTTCAGCTCCAGTCTCAGCTGGAGCGGTGTGTTTTAAGCAGTCTATTTGGAGCAGTGGAACATTTAATCCTTCATGACAAGAGAGGCTTTTTTGCCTGATTTTGTTGGTCTGGAGTTTTGATTTGCAGCCATGTGAAGGTCAATGATTTTCTCCCACTTTCCACCCGAAACAAAAATCTGTACTGGCAAAGACAGGTGAGAAAGTGACCTGTGAGAAATCAAGCACAGGCAGGAGATAAAGCAAAAGAATGGGGATGAGGAAACCGACcaaaagagagagatgaaaagACAAAGGGAGAAATTCTTGTGTAATTTAATGTAGGTCACCTTAATATCCTTATTCAAACAAGATAACTAACCCTTAATCTAATTTACCAGCTTCAGTTTGAATGACTGAGACATAATGGTGGCGGACTAATTACTTGCTGCTGCCCTTAATAAATCGTCTCCCCTTTCTCTCCTCAGGTTCGTCTGCGTTTCAAGGAGATCCAGCGCAGCAAGGAGAAGCTGACCTCACATGTGACCCGTGAGGAGTTCCAGGAGGCGTACTGTGAGTTGTGCACGCGACCTGATGTCTACTTCCTCCTGGTGCAGCTGTCCAAGGACCGGGAGTGTTTGGACCCACAGGACCTCCGCCTCTTCCTAGAGACGGAACAAGGTTTGTCCCTGGCTACAACTGAGGGCTGCTGGGAGCTCCTGAGGCGTTATGAACCGTCTGCACAAGGCAAGGAGAGAGGGCTGTTGGGCCTGGATGGGTTTGCTCTCTACCTGCAGTCCCCCGAGTGCCAGCTGCCTGACCCAGAGCACCAGGGGGTTTGCCAGGACATGAACTTGCCTCTATCCCACTACtacatcaggtgtgtgtggcGGGTCATTCTGTGCTGTCTTCATGTCTGATCCCAAAGTCTAAATGCCCTAAATATCCAGAATCCATGATGTCTACCTGCCAATCAATCTCTGCTTCAGAGATGTACAGCTCACAGTCTGTGATTTACCTATAAATCACGCCTTAAGACGATTTGAAGGTATCAGTGTTAAATTTGTACCTGAAGTGGCCATTTTGATCGGACAATGACTCCTCAGCATGCTAACAAATGATAAACAGAAAAGACAGGGATGATACTGAAGTGAGGGAATTGCTGGAAGAGAGGTTAAATGCCAGTCAGCTGATTTCAGAAACAGATGGACAATTCTACGTGACTATCAGGACAGTTTTCATCCAGATGGTTCCACTTACAAATGTCTATACATAGCTTTGAATTAATGCAGTGTGCTTCCTTTTAAAGGTTATCAGCCAGATGGTTCTGCTTACTCACCACTACGACCAGTGTTTGAGGAAATATGCTCATTGAATGAAACATATTGTAGCAGTTTtacattatatataatatacatgtGCACATATGGGAGTAGTGGACAGTGTTTTCATGTTGGTTCAAAcgatttcattcatattttgcTTCCAATTTTCCAACCAGATAAGTGCTATTAAGCAGATATTATTCAGACATTTGCATTGAATATTGATTTAGTGATCATATCTTTCCTCAGCACCTCCTACCGCTCCTACCTGCTGGATGACCAGGTGCATGGCAGGGCAGACCTCGGAGGGCTGATCAAGGCCCTGCAGTCTGGCTGCCGATGCTTGGAGCTGGGAGTCACTGACGGCCCTGAGGGGGAGCCTCTGCTTGGGGTTGACTATGGCCCAGATGTCCCCCgacaccaccatcatcaccaccatcaccaccatcactaCACGCCAGTCACTATTCGCTCTGCTTTGGAGGTGGTGAATAAATATGCCTTCCTGACTTCACAGTACCCGCTTCTGGTGTACCTGTGTCAGCGCTGCTCTCCGGCTCAGCAGCAAACCCTGGCACAACACATGAGGAAGATATTTGGATCCCGTCTGTACACTCCTGAAGCCCTGCCGGTCAGCCTGGGTGGGCGAGCCACTACCTTACCCTCCCCCGAGCAGCTAAAGGGGCGCATCCTGATAGTAGGAAAGAAGCTGCCTCCGGATCAAGAGGGGTCTGATGGGGAGGTGTctgaggaggacgaggagatAGGAGGTGGGGGGCCCCTAGCAGGAAGGAGGATGACTATCCCTGGTGAGGAGGAGCTGGGTGTGGTCCTGGTGGTGCCTCCACCCTCTCAACCCCGGAAGCTCCGTCTCCACAAAGAGCTCTCGGACCTTGTGGCGATTGCTCGGACTGGCAGCCGCAGCTTCTACATGCAGCGAGCaagcaacaagcagcagcagtcgcCCCCCAGCAGCCCCTCCTCCCCCAGCACACCGCTGCCTCCTGAGCCACCTTACTGGACATTGTGCTCGCTGGGGGAAGGAGAAGCTGGGCGGCTAACCAGTGAAAGCCCTGAGGACCTTGTAATGTTCACCAAGCGCACCCTAACCAGGGTGCGACCCAGCTCAGTTCGTCTGGACTCCAGCAACCCTAACCCACAGGGGTACTGGAAGGGCGGGGTCCAGCTTGTGGCCTTGAATCAGCAGACCCCTGGTGCAATGCTGGACCTTCACCGAGGTCGcttttcacagaatggagggtGTGGTTACGTGGTGCGACCTGCTGTGATGAGGGATGAGGTGTCATATTTCAGCGCCCACACGCAGGGCTGCGTGCCAGGAGTCCCTCCTCAAACTCTACGTGTTAAGGTTCggaaatgtttattatttgcaCTTTTCAGGACATGACATATTTGGTTTAcgctgtgtgtaaatgttttctGCACTCCAGGTCATCAGTGCCCACAACCTGCCCAAGCCTCAGGGGTCAGGGGCTAAGGGGGAGGTTATTGATCCGTACGTGGTTCTGGAGCTACATGGTGTACCTGCTGACTGTGCCGAGCAGAGGACACGCACTGCTGCTCAGAACCAGGACGACCCACTGTTTGATGAGACCTTCGAGTTTCAAGTAAGCCCAGTCACTGCTGTGTGAAGGTCCTTCTGCTGCTCCCAGTGTTCCAGTGCTCCCAGTTTGCTGTCAATAAAAAGTAATAGTCCTGCTCAGGACGGCATTGTACAGAATCGCCTGTTAATCTAACCCAGATTGGATGCTGTTCTTGTTGCAtaaaatttcattttaatgttaatttatAATTGAAGAGGAAAATGTCAACATAAAAGAGGCTTATGTGATTCTGAAGAGGTTTACGGCTGCTTGTCTGTCAGCTGTGCACCTGCATAAAAAACAGAGCTCTGAGCGCTTAATTAAAGGTTCGGTGGGGGTTGAGACTGAAGATATCAATGAGATGCTCCTATGAATACACTTACAGTATGTATGCAGTGATTTCATTGGGCCTGATGACCTGCTGATTGGGCTTTTTTACCCTTCCCTGGCAGTCTTTGTATTCGTGCAGCTGAGCTACAATGACAAGCTGTCACAACTGATATGCAGTCAGTGGCCAcatcatgagtgtgtgtgtgtgtgtgtgtgtgtgtgtgtgagcagcaccCTGCAGACACGACGTACCTCCACaaagactgaaagcagtggcATAATACCTGTAATCAACAGGCAGTAATTGCACTGGCTGTTTGGCAGGAGACATACATGAAGTGAGATTTGAATGAATGAGGTATGAGATACTGACGCTCTGCATATGATCAGATGTTCTAGCATACTTCATTGTGTGTCTAAATTTCTTCATGGCTGCTGTCAGTCATTATAAATTAGTGTGATAATTTCAGTATTATCAAAGTACTTTTTGTAGTTTTAACTGCAATATAAAACTGAACTTTACTGAATTGATGGATCGGTTTCTGATTCTTTTGCCTTGCTTTCTGTTCATATTAGCTCTCCACAAAGTAAGTCCTGCCTTTGCTCATTTTTTGTCATCATCATTGCAGAGGGTTTTTATTGGATTTGGCAGTGGACTCAACTGACCAGAGGTTCTATACTTACACTATAACAGATTAATAAAGAGGCCCAGTGTCTGCCCAGTGCTGGCAAGGAGCAACTCTTTGGCTCTGCTTGTCTCATTAGGGCCTCATTAGGATTGTAACCCAAGTGCAGAACTGCAGGGCAGTGTGCcacgtaacacacacacacacacaaacgcacacatattcaaagaaaacacacagaaacacaggagctggactgcaaacacagcagctcacaATCAGACCCACAGCCTCACAGTCGAGGTCATGCTGTTTGGTTAAGTGTGCGTATCAGCCTTCAGAAGCATGCTCTCATATGTCTTAATCAGTTGTCCTCCAggcttggacacacacacaaaagcagtgCAAACTGAATGTAGTTATCCTCCTGAGCTCTGATAAAGACACTGCCTCAGCTGTCTGCACTTATGAAAcacatgcaagtgtgtgttaaagggGTGTGACAGTTTTTAATGGTGCAATGTTTAGTGAAACAAATATGTGATGATGAAACTGAAAATTGGATCCTACTGGATAAGTTTCAGAAAGTGTTCAGACACGTTCACTTGTTACACACTTCACTGTGTCTCAGGTttaattttagatttttttaattctatTCTGGTTTTCTCAGATCAAAAGGAAAACCTGTTGATTCCTGAGCTCACTGAGACTGACAGTGATGCAGTGAGCTGAACATTTATGACAAGTACAGAAGTAGATTAAATAAAATGATCCCATGAACAATGAAATAATTGTTCAATACATAATTGTTCCTTACTCTGCTTCTACACTAATTGACTCTTTGAATCAAATGAAGTAAAATTATAGCACATCCTGTCAGATGTAGCTTCTGAAGATTCTATTGAAGACAATAAGGCATCATGCTTGTTGTAAATCAGAAGGGTTGTTTTGAATGCCAGATGGTACTCTAAACCATACAACACTATGAGCTGTGTCTGTTGTCAGATGCTGCTCGCTATTATTGTCTTTTAAAGAATAATTTACCCTGAGCCTAAAATATTTAAGTATTTTCCTTAAAGCCAGCTGAGGTTTATCTTAATGGTCCATCTGGatgtttcttttcctgttttgtaTAAATACACTTacataaaccttttttttaatttaagagATTCTTTTATTAGCATTTTACATAAAACCTTCaagtttaaaatgttaatgCAGAAGAATTAAGTAAGATGCTTCCCTTAAGTGAGCGCACGGAGCTGTAAATACTGTGTCATCTGTCAGACTACAGGCTGGAGTGCAGATGTGAGGATAATGTCAGAAGAGAGATTCAGTGTGAGATGATGTCCTGCTCTTCATCGTCTGTCTTTGCAGAGGAGCAACTGATTGAATTAACTGTCACAGACCGCTCTGCTCAGCCACAGGCTTGTTGCTGAAAAACTAAACCCAGAGAGGAGAGGATTGGAGttatcattacacacacacacacacacacacacgcacagagtcTGCTGGAACTGTCTGTCTGGCTTGCCCATACATTTTTTTCCCGCAGAGTCTTTTCTGTAGCTGTGTGGAGTCTTAGACTCGTAATAACATCTTTAGATGGATTTTTGAACCCAAAGGTCTTGTGAAAGCTTGTGGTTCTGGTTTTACCTCACTGTCAGAACCCCGGCCATCCAGATAAAGAgctgtgtattaaaaatgcTGCTCTGCACACCTGTGTGAACAGGACAAGATGTTATTACTCTGCTCATTGCTGCTAATCAGTGTCTAATGAGCCACAAATTCTGAAGCATTACTGACTAGCTGAAGGCTGCATCTTTGTTCAGCGTGTCCCTGAACTGGTACAAACTTATTGATTCTGATGAATCTGGAGCCGAATTAAACCCACCTTGCTGCATTTTGTGGTGTCATTCAACAATGGAGCTCTTACCTCAGAGTGGAACACGAGAATGTCTGAACAGCTGTGCTCCTCTTATTGCCTGCCACAGAGCATTCATAACCACTTTAAAATAAACCTATGTGACAGAGCACATGACGCAAATTCAAACTCATGCAAAATGTAATTTCAGAGTTGGTGAGGGaatctgtttgtttatttacttcTGAGCCTGAAGACTTCATATGGCTTTATTGATgtggacggacacacacacacacacacacacacacaggtttagtCGATTCTTAGTCCCTGCAGGAAATAATAGATTGATGGTGCTCTCTGCCACACAAATAACGACATATCTGTCTGAGAGTTTCTATTTTTGGTTTGACACCAACATAATAAAGGCACCACTGCATAAGGCTAGCTCTTATTATTCCCTGAAGTATGACTTGTACacccagccaccagggggcagtggCTATGCTTTGACTTATTGTCATACATCTTTATATATGATCTGTGCTCCAAACAAATCCTATTTTTTAATTCTGGCTGATCGGGTTACAAACTTTCTCTACATACTGTCGTCTAAATAAAAATATCGCCCTGATTTGTCCTCACAAACATAGAGAGACATGCACGAGTTTGTGTGCACAGACCTGATAATATCTGATGAGGCTTCCTCCTGAAATTTGTTTACCCACAGCCCAAAACGAATATTTGGAGACACTCTCGGCTTCATTTGTACAGTTgcgtttgtgtgcatgtgtgagagagagactatTTGTACCTATATTATGTTGTTACTGGCTTTATTAGCAGTGGTAGAGGTAGTCCTCTGGAAGGTGTGATCTGAAAAGTAATAACTGAAACCACGCTCTTTTAATTGTGCTGTGTAATTGACATTAACGCCTCAGCAGCTCTCTGAGCAGCTCTTAATAACAGGAAATGGTTTCATCTTTGGCTGCTGTGAACGTTCAAAGAGGTATATCTTTTCCTGCTGATATGAGTGActtaaagtctctgaatgaataatgcacaGATATATTTAAGAGCATCAGCGCCTCTTCAGGTGACAAAACATTAAACTTTAAACAACTTACATAACCAAATAAAGGGAGCTGCTGAGGTGTAAACAACAGGTTAGATTAggatgtcatttgattttagtttgAGCCAGAGCACTTTGGGGCCACAGCTGTCTTCATATTTATGTACAGTTCCCATGGTTACAGGCATTATTCTGGTTACTAAAAAGACTAAATATTCCATGGCTCAGCAGCAATTTAACAGACAGCTCTCCCTCTGTCCTGCTCAGCTTGCAGTAGTTCCTAGCGTTACGTTTACACAGCCTCAAACCCCATAGGTTGATTTTTTACCAACAAaaacattatgtttttttcttgaccATGCGGCTGGTGTATGTGGGCTTATAAAAGAACGGTAGCTAAAACACTGGAGGTTGggatttgtgtctgtgtgtgggaccATTGCTCTTTTTCTTACTATCTTCATACACCCCAATGCAACAACAAAGATCTTTAATTAATTCgtccaataataataataaaagtttacaaaaatgacaataaaaacatcattatcattattttttaaaatctttttgttACTTTCTGTACTCTAAGTGTTGGTCTAAACGTTCTGACATCTTTGTTTTTCGTTGCCTTCGTCTGTTTCTCATTTGTAGGTGAACATGCCGGAGCTGGCCTTGCTGCGCTTCGTTGTGTTAGATGACGACTACATCGGAGACGATTTCATTGGCCAGTACAGTGTGGCTTTTGAGTGCCTTCAGCCTGGCTACCGTAACGTGCCCCTACTGGGGCTGGCAGGAGACCCTTTACCCCACACCAGCCTGTTTGTCCACGTGGCCATCACCAACCGGCGTGGAGGTGGGAAGGCCCAGCGGCGCGGTCTGTCTGTGAGGCGGGTGGGGCGGCGGGGAAGGGAGTATGTCACGCTGAGGCACACTGGCATCAAGGTGGTGGACGAGACCTTTAAACCAGCCAGTGCCCCCCTGAAAGAGGCGACTGACCTGCGGGAGGACGCTCAGGTGAGACAGGAAAGGGTTGGGAGACATTTTTATTGGGGGATATGTTTTTTAGGGATAGAATCATCTTGTTGAATcgactgcacaaacacaatcgCTGGATGCAAACAGACAGACTCTTTCCTCTGTGTACTGATGTAGATGACTCAGTTAGGCCAGCTGACCCTGTTTTAATATGATGTCTGGTTATGAGGGTGAGTTGGAGGAGCTTTCATGAATGTGCTGGTATCAGATGCCACCTGAGACTCCACTGTAGGATGAACAAgagcaaggaggaggaggaggaggaggaggaggagaggcagtgaCAAAGGAACAGTCAGTGAGAAGAGTGGAGGAGGATTTTAAAGCTTCTATAAATACCAGCAAAAATAGAACCTGGTTGCACAGCACCCACTGGCTTAtcactgaatgtgtgtatggGTGGGCAAAGTGAGACAGAGGCTCCTTCACAGTGTCTGTTTTTAGAAATAAATGCAGGATATTTTCTGACCTGCACTGCATTTCACTTCAGAGTGGAAGAACTTGTCTGACCCATGCAGCACCTTTTCATATGAGTTTGGCTCCATAATGGTCCAAATGATTCAGGCCAGAATTGGCCCACATACATTGGCTTCGAGTTCGGGTTGCTGAAACTGAACCAGGTTTGGACTTTAACCAAATTCAGGCCACCACACATGGTGGATAGTTGATCCGAATCCCAAGTGCTCTGAATGGGCCAGAGCCGTCTCAGTTTTGGAGAGCTGGTGCCAGAAGTCAGCTGAGAGTGCCAACAGTTAGCCTCAATCTGGCCAATTCAGCTGGCTGTCGGTAAGCCAGGCtttgttttcttgctttctCATCCAGTATTATGTGAGAGGATTGATACCATTCGTACATCAGGATGTGGTCGGCTGGTCTGGCTTGGTACTTAATGCAAAGACATAGGAGTGGTGTCAGTCTTCTCATTTTCAATGATAATTTGGCTTTAATCACTACCTAACTGTATCGCATTAACCTGATGGCATGAAAGAAGTCAGGTGATCAAACAACAGTGACAGAACAGCTTAATATCTTTCCTCAGAACTGGGTGGTGACTTAAAACAGAGCAAAAAACAAGAATGTTGGGCATAGCCATCACCATGGATGGAGGGAAATCTtgaatctttcattaatttCCCCTCTACTCTGCTGTGACATGGACATGGAAAGCTCCATGGATGTGTAGTGTGTCCTGCTTTGACATATAAACATGTACCGTATAAGTTGTTTGTGTCCACATCATTTTAGCCGTAGAGTGTATATTAATGAATGGAGCAGCTGTATTTTATAACAATGATGCCACAGCCTTATACTTTCTCCCAAGTATGAACATAACCTCATGTCATCAGTCAGGCGCGCACactcatatatacacacacacacacacacacacacacacacacacacactttactcaTTCACAAATAGCTTTTCCTGCTTCAGTCTCATTGTCCTTCCACTCTAGTGTGAACTCCTCTCTGCCACGAGTCCAGCTGTGGGCTCATCTGCCATACTCAGTTATTATTCATAATGCctttctggctgtgtgtgtgtcacctgcacacacacacacaaacacacaggtggagCATGATAATCATTCGTCCAGTTGGGGCTCTGCCAGGTGGCAGAAAGCCTTCAGTTTGACAGCAGAGGTTTTCTGTTCAGAGCAAAAATAAATCTTTGTTACGGGGTGACCCAGATCACTCGTCTGTTCTGTCCCAGTCAGATCAGACCCACCTGCAGCGGCTGAAACACACTCTAAATGCTATGATTTTTCTGCTCCACATTTATGCCATATTGTCTCCTCTTTTGCCAAATGCGCTTAAGCTAAGGCTGATTTCACTGGATTAAAAGCAGCAGTCTGCCATATTGATTTAATTCACAGGAGACAGAGCAGATGACTGTGAAAGTggagggtgtgtctgtgtgtgtatgaatattttgtatgtgtgtggcaCCCTCTTTGACCTCAACCTGTTTAGTTTTGTAGCCAAAAGTGTACGTATGATCCgatacaatttttttttgctgtctgctttcacacagagcaCCACGACCAGTTTCAAAGAGCAGTGTGGGCTCCCCACTGTGGCCAAACTAAAGCAGTGCATCCAGAGCCTGGCCCCTAGGCTGCAGAACCCTGAGGGTACCATGTGGGCCACCATGGTGCTGAAGGAGGGATACCCCTGTCTGGAGCCTCTTGTCAGCCTCTCAGAGCCGACACGCAAACTGCTCGCTGCCTACGACACGGTCAGTTTATAGAGGAAGCCATCATTTCTTACAGATCACTGTTAGTGTGTTTATCACTGAAGTTCAGACTTAGACTTAGTTCTTTAACTATGAGTGACATAATGTGGAAGGAGCCTTATTATCTATTTTGACTGTACACAtccaacatcagcagcagagcccccGTAGTGATGGATCTCCCATCATCGTCAATCCTAATCTAAACTTAACCAATCAGACCAGAATGGTGGGCAAAATTACCTTAAAGGTAGATAGATCAATAgatatactttattgatcccacagGGGGAATTGTTAGAAAAAATTGAAATTGTTGCATCCACGCCATGTACAGTTGTGCAATTCATAGACATTAAATACAGAAAAAGACTGTAGTCAGAGAGTCTGATTCAGGTGGTATGCATGGAGCTGTCACACTTtatcacgcacacacacacacgctgccaaCTGCGTCTCTCCCACCTGTCTCAATtctgctgttcacacacacacaccttagagTGTAACAGTCCTCTGTCTAAcaatcagacagcagctgatgatgTGTGAACCCAGAAAACAGGAGCACAGCAGGTCAGTGTCAGGAAGCACAGTCTATATGATCTCCAGCCATACATCACAGCTCTTCATCCAGATACACAAGGCTTAGTCATCACACACCAACCCTCCTCTTCCTTAATTTCTGCtggtattcatttttttttacattcagttTCTGTATGAAATAAATCCTTCCacacgtctgtgtgtgatgtaggTGTGAACACACGtcctcttttttctgtttgttcagaTGATTGCAGCGCAGAGACAGCTGATTGAAAAtgcagatggtgttcaggagaGGATCGACCAGGTGCAGAGAGAAGGTAAAAATGGATGAAATGCTGGGAACTGATGATAAGAGTGAAATGACTGTGAGTATATGAGAAAAAATGTGGATCTACTAAGATGGCCATGCCTAGATTTGTGATAAAATCCTGATTTTCTGAGCAGATTGACACCTGCACAGCCGTCACAGTGAAAAGATGACATCTAAACAGCCAAACAGTGTATTTTTAGACCTCTCACAGCCTTTCATAACTCCTGACCTTTAACTGCTGATGGAAATGTCATGAAGGACAGCACTTTGCTTTTGCGTAAATATGTCAATCCAGGAGGTGACTACACAGCCGACTAGACATGAGGTTGACACTTGCCTGTAGCCATGGTGTGTCAGTCCTAAAAGTAAGTTCAGGCAGACGCTTACATCTCACCTGAGTTTGGATTGTTTCTGTGTTCGGCAGGAATGGACTTCCATGAGGATCTGACTCGGcttggagagaaggagggactGAAGGGACGCAAGCTAAACAAAGCTGTGGAGAGTTTCACCTGGAACATCACTGTACTCAAGGTGTGTTTGCTTTACTCTCACATGA
It contains:
- the plcl1 gene encoding inactive phospholipase C-like protein 1: MSERDGCGDGLYSDGAPDYVPPRASRGRRSGVTLPGGGGQDTDTILLESVKAAPRRSSIIKDPSVQKVGGGRKKTVSFSSMPSEKKVSSAADCLAFMQGGCELKKVRPNSRVYCRFYTLDPDLSCLRWEPSKKDGDRARLDVSSIREVRTGKSTETFLHNGPLSEHLAEEAAFSIIHGDDYQSLDLVALSADVANIWVTGLRYLLAHPSVFGGVGAGGGGPGEGGGVAVEGSLGSKMRSEWLEAEFAKVDEDGYGIVSEDVAVATICRLCPGIKEAKVRLRFKEIQRSKEKLTSHVTREEFQEAYCELCTRPDVYFLLVQLSKDRECLDPQDLRLFLETEQGLSLATTEGCWELLRRYEPSAQGKERGLLGLDGFALYLQSPECQLPDPEHQGVCQDMNLPLSHYYISTSYRSYLLDDQVHGRADLGGLIKALQSGCRCLELGVTDGPEGEPLLGVDYGPDVPRHHHHHHHHHHHYTPVTIRSALEVVNKYAFLTSQYPLLVYLCQRCSPAQQQTLAQHMRKIFGSRLYTPEALPVSLGGRATTLPSPEQLKGRILIVGKKLPPDQEGSDGEVSEEDEEIGGGGPLAGRRMTIPGEEELGVVLVVPPPSQPRKLRLHKELSDLVAIARTGSRSFYMQRASNKQQQSPPSSPSSPSTPLPPEPPYWTLCSLGEGEAGRLTSESPEDLVMFTKRTLTRVRPSSVRLDSSNPNPQGYWKGGVQLVALNQQTPGAMLDLHRGRFSQNGGCGYVVRPAVMRDEVSYFSAHTQGCVPGVPPQTLRVKVISAHNLPKPQGSGAKGEVIDPYVVLELHGVPADCAEQRTRTAAQNQDDPLFDETFEFQVNMPELALLRFVVLDDDYIGDDFIGQYSVAFECLQPGYRNVPLLGLAGDPLPHTSLFVHVAITNRRGGGKAQRRGLSVRRVGRRGREYVTLRHTGIKVVDETFKPASAPLKEATDLREDAQSTTTSFKEQCGLPTVAKLKQCIQSLAPRLQNPEGTMWATMVLKEGYPCLEPLVSLSEPTRKLLAAYDTMIAAQRQLIENADGVQERIDQVQREGMDFHEDLTRLGEKEGLKGRKLNKAVESFTWNITVLKGQSDLLRGAKMDSLDALRQLALACEACGLTSTSSSNSSSSTFSTAELHYSSHSLSGRRSSTHGNGRI